A genomic region of Trifolium pratense cultivar HEN17-A07 linkage group LG3, ARS_RC_1.1, whole genome shotgun sequence contains the following coding sequences:
- the LOC123914895 gene encoding uncharacterized protein LOC123914895 yields the protein MSDSAKSTPINDEATRSQSAMGMDSIVVNAIPISSIPPISPAKKVKRTSKKEKTSQVSLNSSSPSASIKKTKKRARNRNLNRGGVLQCLDVPNSVETLGVENPAMSENLGKSVPNPPIVVDVNIGPETHVASSVVTPDAEPNVVPDVTTSLAPDNLVDYSESDESPKPKFANEEMFADKDVNEDPDVVIMNETTASDKSHPTNFEASVARRTRSRAGKGVETAITPVQTPKPTRSAKGTGKKPLYGPPKPVSKVIPRNEEKQKVKKRKAPPTSDSEFEPETDVAASSSTSRKSIGRNKVPQSVPYAPLDNVSFHLENESARWKFVYPRRLALERNLKEDILQCQNIVDAIEYAGLIKTVCGLDKCYDRLVKEFLINVAENCDDPTSPEYRQVFVRGKCVKFSPTVINQYLQRNTEEVADLKVTDNEVCKVITGGKIKVCPSKAKLAATSLSPFYAILNRVAAHNWVPTTHSGDVVRGLGKFIYAVSTKAKFDYGTYFFHETLSHAVTYAVEKPIAFPTLLCNVILEQHPNILRSTDVPCKRKGKLTIEQRLLTGTNVAAGVGPSVQAGVLSRKQMIADLTETSRALKARKLKIDREEYE from the exons ATGTCTGATTCTGCTAAATCCACTCCAATTAACGACGAAGCTACTCGATCTCAGTCTGCCATGGGTATGGATTCTATTGTTGTCAACGCCATTCCTATTTCAAGTATACCACCTATAAGTCCTGCTAAAAAGGTGAAGAGAACTTCGAAGAAGGAGAAGACATCGCAAGTAAGCCTCAACTCTTCATCTCCCTCTGCTTCGATTAAGAAAACGAAGAAAAGAGCAAGAAATCGAAATCTGAATCGAGGAGGagttttacaat GTCTTGATGTTCCCAATTCTGTTGAAACCCTAGGTGTAGAGAACCCTGCTATGtctgaaaatttggggaaaagtgttcctaaTCCCcctattgttgttgatgttaatattg gtcctgagactcatgttgcgtcAAGTGTTGTGACACCTGACGCTGAgccaaatgttgtgccagatgttaccacatctttggcaccaGATAATCTTGTGGACTactctgagtctgatgagagtcctaAACCTAAGTTTGCTAATGAAGAGATGTTTGCTGATAAGGATGTTAATGAAGATCCTGATGTTGTGATTATGAATGAGACAACTGCAAGTGATAAGTCTCATCCAACAAATTTTGAAGCTAGTGTAGCTAGAAGAACTAGGAGCAGGGCTGGTAAAGGTGTGGAAACTGCCAtcacacctgtccaaacacctaAACCAACAAGGTCTGCAAAAGGTACTGGTAAAAAGCCCTTGTATGGTCCTCCAAAACCTGTGAGTAAGGTGATTCCTAGAAATGAGGAGAAGCAAAAGGTCAAGAAAAGGAAAGCCCCACCTACTAGTGACTCTGAGTTtgagccagagacagatgttgctgcatctagCAGCACATCcaggaagagtataggaagaaATAAGGTTCCTCAgtctgttccctatgctcctttagaTAATGTGTCATTCCATCTGGAGAATGAATCTGCTAGGTGGAAATTTGTTTATCCCAGGAGGTTGGCTCTAGAAAGGAATCTCAAGGAAGATATCCTTCAATGCCAAAATATTGTTGATGCTATTGAATATGCAGGTTTAATAAAGACTGTCTGTGGgctggacaagtgctatgacaggcttgtcaaagaatttttgatAAATGTGGCTGAAAATTGTGATGATCCAACAAGTCCTGAGTATAGGCAGGTTTTTGTTCGTGGGAAATGTGTTAAATTCTCACCAACTGTTATTAATCAATACCTGCAAAGGAATACTGAAGAGGTGGCTGATTTGAAGGTTACAGACAATGAGGTTTGTAAAGTAATCACAGGTGGCAAGATAAAGGTTTGCCCTAGCAAAGCTAAGTTGGCTGCAACTTCTCTCTCTCCCTTTTATGCCATTCTAAATAGGGTTGCTGCACACaattgggtgcctacaacccACTCAGGTGATGTGGTAAGAGGATTGGGAAAGTTCATTTATGCTGTGAGTACTAAGGCAAAATTTGACTATGGCACTTATTTCTTTCATGAAACTTTAAGCCATGCTGTgacttatgctgttgagaagccaaTAGCCTTTCCCACTCTGCTGTGTAATGTCATTCTTGAGCAACATCCAAATATTCTAAGGAgcactgatgttccttgtaaaagaaAAGGGAAGCTGACTATTGAACAAAGGCTGCTTAcagggacaaatgttgcagcaggtgttggcccATCTGTCCAGGCAGGGGTCctctctaggaagcagatgattgctgatttgacTGAGACTAGCAGAGCACTTAAGGCCAGAAAATTGAAGatagatcgt GAGGAGTATGAGTGA